In Mycolicibacterium aubagnense, the DNA window TACAACGACGGCAAGAAGGTGATGCACCAGGTCGGCCGCTTCATCAACGACCGCTACACGCACCGCAACCGGTGGGTGCGCGCGATGCGGGAGACGACGATCCCGATGCGGCTCATCGACGGCCCGTCCGACCCGAATTCCGGAGCCCACATGGCGGCCAGGTACCGCGAGGTCATCCCGAATCCGGATGTGGTGATGCTGGCCGACGACATCGCGCACTGGCCGCAGATCGAGGCGCCCGACGCGGTGCTCGAGCATTTCCTGGAGTTCGTCACGCCCTACCTGTGGCGACCGTTCGGGGCTCGCTGATCCCGTACCCCGGGCGCTGACCACTCGGCCTTTTGCGCCCACAACGCAGAATCAGCTGGTTCACTTGCCGTCATGCGATGCAGCAGGCTGGCAGTGGTGCTCGGCACCATACTCGTCGCCGGCTGCGATGCGGGCGTGCCGACCGTCACCTCGATCGTGTTCGACGGGGAGCCGCACCCCATCACCGGCGAGGTTGTCTGTACCACGCAGCCCACCAGGGCAGGCCTCGTCATCCTGGCGCAGGGCAAGTCTGGTCAGCTCGTGCGGATCCACCTGACGCAGGTCGGCCGCATCGTCGTGCAGAAGGTGGGACTGCGGTACGACGACCACGTGACAGGCTTCGTCGCCGACCCGCAAGAGATCACCGGAATCAAAGTCGACGACGCCTACACCGTCAGCGGGCGGATGCCGCCGAATCCGGGTGAGTCCCAATGGCATACGTTCAAGATTCAGACCACGTGCCCCGGCTATCGGGACGCGCTGCCGCACGACACGGTGCCGGAGATCGGCAGCCCGTGAACGCTCGCCAGCCGCGAGCGTGCGCAAAGTGCACGCGACACACCGCGAAACCCCGCGCAGACACGCACGCTCGCGGTGGTTAGGACAAGGCGGCGGTCAGCACCGGGCCGCAGAGCTCCCGCTGCCAGGGCCGGGCGCCGGCCGCGGCCAGGAATTCGTCGACCGCAGCAGCGACATCAGGAACGGGTTGCCAGTCCCAACACAGCCGGCGCACGGTCTCCGGCGTCAGCAGGTTCTCCGTTGGTACCGAAACCTGTTCCGACAGTTCGGAAAGGCCGGCGCGGCACTTTTCCAGTCGCTCGAACGCCTCGGGCTTGCGGCGCGCCCACCGGGCGGGCGGCGGCAACCCGTTGTTCGGCTCGGATGCCGGCGGGTCGGCCTCCCGGGCCCGGGCCAGCGCGTCGAGCCAGACCTGCGCACTGCGCTTCTGCCGCGAACCGCCGAAAATCGGGAGCGCCGTGAGCTTTTCGATGGTGTCGGGATTGGCGACGGCAGCGGAGACGATCGCCGAGTCGGGCAGGATGCGGCCGGGCGCGATGTCTCGCCGCTGCGCGATCAGATCGCGCGTCTGCCACAGTTCCCGCACGGCGGCCAGCGCCTGGCCGTTGCGCACCTTGTGGATGCCCGACGTCCGGCGCCAGCGGTCACGCCGGGTCGGGCTGGGCTCGACGGTCCGCATGTACTCGAATTCCTGTGCGGCCCAATCAGTTTTGCCTTGCGACTCCAGCTCGGCGGCCACTGCGGCGCGCAACTCCAGCAGCACCTCGACGTCCAGCGCCGCGTAGTTCAGCCAGTCCGCGGGAAGCGGGCGCTTGGACCAGTCGGCGGCGCCGTGTCCCTTCTTCAGGCCAAGGCCCAGGAGACGCTGCACCATGGCCGCCAGGTTCACCCGGTCATAACCGGCCAGTCGACCGCCCAACTCGGTGTCGTACAACGACGGCGGCGTCATCCCGAGTTCGGCCAGGCACGGCAGGTCCTGGTCGGCCGCGTGCAGGATCCACTCGTCGGTGTTCACGACCTCGGCCACCGGAGCCAGCGCCGTCAGCGGGTCGATGCCGTGGCTGACGGGGTCGATCAGCACCGTGCCCGCACCCGCGCGGCGAATCTGGATCAGGTAGGCCCGGTTGGAGTAGCGGAAGCCGGATGCCCGCTCGGCGTCGATCGCGAACGCGCCGTGGCCGGACGCCAAGAGCGCACCGGCACGGGCGATGTCGCTCGCGTAGATGGCGACGGCGGGGACGCCATCGGCGGGCGCCAGCAGGGGAGTGACGTCGGGATCATCGTCAGACGTCCCGACCGAATCAGTGTCAGTCATGCGGTCACGCGCGAGTGCGCGAACCCAGATCGGTAACGCCGGCAGGCGGCAGTCCGGCAGCGTGTTCGAGCACCTCGCAGAAGGCCTGCACGTGCGGCCCCAGCTCGAGCGACGTCGCGGTCCACGACGCCCGCAGCTCCAGCTGGTGGGCCCGGGGCGGGCCGGAGATGTCGCCGTAGCGCACCGACGTCGTCGCGGTGACGGTGCCGCCCAACGCGGTGACGCCGTCGGCGTGCGACTCGAGCGCATCGACCAGCCAGCTCCACGCCACCTCGGGCAGCAGTGGGTCGACGGCCTCGGTCGAGTCCAGGTCGGCCTGGATGTAGGCGACGAGACGCATGGTGCCGTCCCAGGCTTCAGCACCTTCGGGATCGTGCAGCAGGATCAGACGTCCGAAGGCGTCGCCCTCCGAGCTCTCCGGGACAACGGAGGGGTCAGGGTGACGCACCTCTGCGCCCAGCGCATAGCTGAAGGGGGCCAGTCGCTGCGGCGGACGGATCGGGCCGAGTTCGATCTCCTGGCGCACGGTGGCGGCGTTCATTGCCGCAACAGCAGTGCGGAACTGGGCCGGCTCGGCGGAGGTCACATTCTGGGACGCTAGCCCGATCCGGCCGGTCGCGTAAGCAGGCGCGCCGATAGCCCGACATTTGGGAGCCCGGCAGGGTATAAGCGACCGCTGGAGGACATGGCAGCATTAGCGGTGATGAGCACCCGTCGTGAACTGCCGCAATCGCCCTATCTGGCTGCCGCCAACGGCCGCACTCCGGACCGGACCCCGGTGTGGATGATGCGGCAGGCCGGCCGGTCCCTGCCCGAGTACCGCGCGCTGCGCGCCACCCACACCATGCTCTCGGCGTGTTTCAACCCGGAGCTGGTCTGCGAGATCACCATGCAGCCGGTGCGCCGTCACGGCGTCGACGCCGCCATCTTGTTTTCGGACATCGTGGTGCCGCTGAAGGCTGCGGGCATCGATCTGGACATCGTGCCCGACGTCGGGCCGGTGATCGCCCACCGGATCCGTACCCCGGATGACGTCGAGGGCATCAAGCCGCTCGAGCCCCATCAGGTGGCGCCGGTGGCAGAGGCGATCGGCCTGCTGACCAAGGAGTTGGGTGATGTGCCGCTGATCGGTTTCGCCGGCGCGCCGTTCACGCTGGCCTCCTATCTGGTGGAGGGCGGTCCGAGCCGCAACCACGAGAAGACCAAGGCCATGATGCTCGGCGAATCGGCGACGTGGCATGACCTCATGGAGAAGCTGACCGACCTCACCATCGTGTTCCTGCGCGCGCAGCTGGCAGCCGGAGTTGACGCGATCCAGCTGTTCGACTCCTGGGCCGGCACCCTGTCGCTCGCCGACTACCGCGATTACGTGCTGCCGCACAGCTCCCGCATCTTCGCCTCGCTGAAGGACGAAGGCGTCCCGATGACGCACTTCGGCGTCGGCACCGCCGAGCTGCTCGGTGCCATGGGCGAGGCCGGCGCGACGGTCGTCGGCGTCGACTGGCGCACCAACCTCGTCGACGCCGCGGGCCGGGTCGGTCCGGGTAAGGCGCTGCAGGGCAATCTCGATCCGGTCGTGCTGCTGGCCGGCTGGCGGGTGGTCGACGACGCCGTCCGCCAGGTCGTCGCCGACGGGCGCCGGGCCGTCGCCGCCGGTGCGGCCGGGCACATCTTCAACTTGGGTCACGGTGTGCTGCCGGCCACCGATCCCGGTGTGGTCACCGAAGCGGTGGCACTGGCCCACTCGCTGTGAGTCGGTCGATGGGTAAGACGTATTGCGTTGTCGGCGGCGGCATTTCGGGTCTCGTCGCGGCGTACCGGCTGCGCCAGGCCGACCCGTCGGCACGCATCACCGTCTTCGATCCGGCGGACCGACTGGGCGGTGTGCTCCGCACCGAACGGCTCGCCGGACAGAGCCTGGACGTGGGCGCCGAAGCCTTTGTGGCTCGCCGGCCCGAGGTCACGGCACTGCTGAAAGAACTGGGGCTGCGGCAGATCGGCACCACCGGGGTGCGGCCGCTGATCTGTAGCGGTGGGCGACTTCATCCGATGCCCGACGGCACGGTGCAGGGCATTCCGGGGCCGGGCGCCAACCTGCGTGGCCTGGTCGACGATGCGACGCTGGCTCAGATCGCGAGCGAGCCGACGCGACCGCTGCACTGGCAGCTCGACGCCGACCCGACCGTCGCGCAACTGGTCGGTGACCGCTTCGGCACCCAAGTGGTGACGCGGTCGGTCGACCCCCTGCTGGCCGGCGTCTACGCCGGTTCGGCCAAGACCATCGGGATCCGCTCAGCCATCCCGGCACTGGCCGCCGCGCTGGATCGCGGCGCCCCGAGCCTGACTGCCGCGGTCGCCTCGGTGCTGGCTGCGGCGCCACAGACAGGCACGCCGAGCCCGTCGGTGTTCGGCGCCGTTGACGGCGGTTACGCAGTCCTGGTCGACGAACTGGTCCGGCGTAGCGGAGCGCAGTGGGTGCAGGTCGGCATCGAGGCCCTGGCCCCGGAGCGGGGTGAGCGGAGCGACGGGAGAAACCTGGGTCGGGCATGGCAGTTGCGTGACGACGAGGGCAAGCTCTGGTCGGCCGACGCGGTGGTGCTGGCCCTTCCGGCGCCACGGGTGGCCACGCTGCTCGCCGACATCGCACCGGGCAGCGCTGCCATGGCCCGGCTGATCCCGGTGGCGTCTGCGGCCGTGGTGGCCCTGGCGCTGCCGGGCGGGACTCCGCTGCCGCAGCAGTCCGGGGTCCTGATGGCGGCGGGAGAAGCCTTGCACGCCAAGGCGATCACCCTGACTTCCAGGAAATGGGGACGCGGCGGCAACGTGGAGCTGCTGCGGCTGTCCTTCGGCCGGTTCGGTGACGACCTGGCCCGCAACGTCGGCGACGACCGCTTGCTGGCCTGGTCTCTGGAGGACCTACGGACGCTGTTCGGCATCACCGCCGAGCCGGTGGACTATCTGGTCCAGCGCTGGATCGACGCCATGCCCCAGTACGGTCCGGGCCACCTCGAACTGGTCGAGGAGCTGCGGGCCGGCCTGCCCTCGGGGCTGGCTGTCGCCGGCGGCTATCTGGACGGCATCGGGGTGCCGGCATGCGTTGCGGCGGCAACCCGGGCGGCCGAGGACGTGGTGCGTGCTGGTCGTAGCCGATAGGGCACGATAGGGGTACAGCGCACGCGAGGAGCAGAAGAAAACAATGGCCAAGCTCGACTACGACGCCCTCAATGCGATGACCAGGTACATGATGATCTCGGTCTTCGCCGTCCAGCCGGATGAGCTGCCTGCGGACGAGAAGTCGCGGGCCGCCATCGCCGCCGATACCGCCGCCTACCTCAAGAAGCGCGAGGACGCGGGCGTCGTGGTCCGCGGGCTCTATGACGTCGCCGGCTTCCGGGCCGACGCCGACTTCATGATGTGGACCCACGCCGAACGCATCGAGGACCTGCAGGCCACCTACACCGGTTTCCGCCGCACCGCCCTCGGCGCTGCCACCGAACCGGTGTGGAGCGTCGTCGCGCTGCACCGCCCGGCCGAGTTCAACAAGAGCCACCTGCCGGCGTTCATCGCGGGCGAGGACCCCGGTGACTACATCTGCGTCTACCCCTTCGTGCGGTCGCTGGACTGGTACCTGCTGCCCGACGAGGACCGCCGCCGGATGCTCGTCGAGCATGGCATGGCTGGGCGTGAATACCCCGATGTGCGCGCCAACACCGTGCCGGCCTTCGCACTGGGCGACTACGAGTGGATCCTGGCCTTCGAAGGTCCGGATCTGGCCCGCATCGTCGAACTGATGTGGAAGCTGCGCTACACCGACGCCCGCCGGCATGTCCGCGAGGAGACGCCGTTCTTCACCGGCCCGCGCGTCGGCATCGAGCAGCTGGTCGCCAACCTGCCGTAAACCCCTTCGGCCATTGACTCATACGGTGTCGGGGGCCTTGCCGTCGACGGCTCCGGTCATGATTCGCTTGTGTAATTCCGTTGTGAGTACGTGGATCTGACGGGTCAGATCGGTGTTGGTCTTGAGCTCGAGTTCCTGCGTGGTGAAGTCGTGATCAGCCTTGTTCTGTTGGAACTCGGCCTGACGGTTCTGCCCGATCATCACGAATGTCGACAAGAAGATCGCCTCCAGCGAGACCACCAGGGTCAGCGTGGGCCACGGGCTGCGTTCGAGGACCAACATCCACACCGCGAACAGCGCGGCGTGGATGTAGACGAAGCTCATCGACCCCGCGAAGGCCGTGATGCGATCGGCTACCCGCAGCTGGAGGCTCTGGTTGCGCTTGATCGCCTGCTGGATCACGACCGGGTGATGAGTGGTGTTGCCATTCTTGAGCCGACGCGGGATCAGCCGGGCGAGTTCGTCGTTCATATGCGCTCCCGAGATCGGTTGTGGCTTCATTGTGGCGCCGGAACGGGTGCGGCGCATCATCGCCACCTTCCAGCACACTGGCCCTGACTAACCGACCGCGGTGCCGAACAACAGGCCCAGTACGTAGGTCACGGCGGCGGCGCCGTAGCCGATCATCAACTGGCGCAGCGCACGTCGCAGCGGCGGTCCGCCGGAGAGCAGGCCGACGACCATGCCCGTCGACAGCAACGCCAAGCCGACCAGGACCGCCGAGACCACCACAGCCGTGATGCCCGTGAGCCCGAACAGGTAGGGCAGCACCGGGATCAGCGCGCCGGACGCGAAGAACAGGAAGCTGGACACCGCGGCCCGCAGTCCGGTGCCAACGGCTTCGTGCTTCTCGGTCGACACCTCGCCGAGCGGTGAGTCGGCCAGTGCACCCGCCCGCAGGTTCGCGAACACTCCCGCGGCCCGGGCTGCGGCCTCCTGCGGGCTCATCCCGCGGGCCCGGTACACCAGTTCCAGTTCGTTGGCGTCGACATCGAGGGCTTGCACCGCGGTACCTGCCGTGGCGCTGGGCAACGAGGCCTCCAGCAGTTCGAGCTGGGAGTTGACCGACACGTACTCGCCGGCGCCCATGGACAATGCTCCCGCGATCAACCCCGCCAGCCCGGTGGCCAGGATCGTCGCGCTCGAAACCCCGGTCGCGCCGACGCCCAGCACCAGCGCCAGGTTGCTGACCAATCCGTCGTTGGCGCCGAACACCGCAGCGCGGAAACTGCCGGACAGTTGGTCGCGGCCGCGGCTGGCGAGGGCGCGCACGACCTCCATGTGGATGCGTTCGTCGGCTGCCATCGTGGCGGTCGCA includes these proteins:
- a CDS encoding lipoprotein LpqH — its product is MRCSRLAVVLGTILVAGCDAGVPTVTSIVFDGEPHPITGEVVCTTQPTRAGLVILAQGKSGQLVRIHLTQVGRIVVQKVGLRYDDHVTGFVADPQEITGIKVDDAYTVSGRMPPNPGESQWHTFKIQTTCPGYRDALPHDTVPEIGSP
- a CDS encoding HRDC domain-containing protein, translating into MTDTDSVGTSDDDPDVTPLLAPADGVPAVAIYASDIARAGALLASGHGAFAIDAERASGFRYSNRAYLIQIRRAGAGTVLIDPVSHGIDPLTALAPVAEVVNTDEWILHAADQDLPCLAELGMTPPSLYDTELGGRLAGYDRVNLAAMVQRLLGLGLKKGHGAADWSKRPLPADWLNYAALDVEVLLELRAAVAAELESQGKTDWAAQEFEYMRTVEPSPTRRDRWRRTSGIHKVRNGQALAAVRELWQTRDLIAQRRDIAPGRILPDSAIVSAAVANPDTIEKLTALPIFGGSRQKRSAQVWLDALARAREADPPASEPNNGLPPPARWARRKPEAFERLEKCRAGLSELSEQVSVPTENLLTPETVRRLCWDWQPVPDVAAAVDEFLAAAGARPWQRELCGPVLTAALS
- a CDS encoding DUF3000 domain-containing protein, with the translated sequence MNAATVRQEIELGPIRPPQRLAPFSYALGAEVRHPDPSVVPESSEGDAFGRLILLHDPEGAEAWDGTMRLVAYIQADLDSTEAVDPLLPEVAWSWLVDALESHADGVTALGGTVTATTSVRYGDISGPPRAHQLELRASWTATSLELGPHVQAFCEVLEHAAGLPPAGVTDLGSRTRA
- the hemE gene encoding uroporphyrinogen decarboxylase, producing MSTRRELPQSPYLAAANGRTPDRTPVWMMRQAGRSLPEYRALRATHTMLSACFNPELVCEITMQPVRRHGVDAAILFSDIVVPLKAAGIDLDIVPDVGPVIAHRIRTPDDVEGIKPLEPHQVAPVAEAIGLLTKELGDVPLIGFAGAPFTLASYLVEGGPSRNHEKTKAMMLGESATWHDLMEKLTDLTIVFLRAQLAAGVDAIQLFDSWAGTLSLADYRDYVLPHSSRIFASLKDEGVPMTHFGVGTAELLGAMGEAGATVVGVDWRTNLVDAAGRVGPGKALQGNLDPVVLLAGWRVVDDAVRQVVADGRRAVAAGAAGHIFNLGHGVLPATDPGVVTEAVALAHSL
- a CDS encoding protoporphyrinogen oxidase — protein: MGKTYCVVGGGISGLVAAYRLRQADPSARITVFDPADRLGGVLRTERLAGQSLDVGAEAFVARRPEVTALLKELGLRQIGTTGVRPLICSGGRLHPMPDGTVQGIPGPGANLRGLVDDATLAQIASEPTRPLHWQLDADPTVAQLVGDRFGTQVVTRSVDPLLAGVYAGSAKTIGIRSAIPALAAALDRGAPSLTAAVASVLAAAPQTGTPSPSVFGAVDGGYAVLVDELVRRSGAQWVQVGIEALAPERGERSDGRNLGRAWQLRDDEGKLWSADAVVLALPAPRVATLLADIAPGSAAMARLIPVASAAVVALALPGGTPLPQQSGVLMAAGEALHAKAITLTSRKWGRGGNVELLRLSFGRFGDDLARNVGDDRLLAWSLEDLRTLFGITAEPVDYLVQRWIDAMPQYGPGHLELVEELRAGLPSGLAVAGGYLDGIGVPACVAAATRAAEDVVRAGRSR
- the hemQ gene encoding hydrogen peroxide-dependent heme synthase, translating into MAKLDYDALNAMTRYMMISVFAVQPDELPADEKSRAAIAADTAAYLKKREDAGVVVRGLYDVAGFRADADFMMWTHAERIEDLQATYTGFRRTALGAATEPVWSVVALHRPAEFNKSHLPAFIAGEDPGDYICVYPFVRSLDWYLLPDEDRRRMLVEHGMAGREYPDVRANTVPAFALGDYEWILAFEGPDLARIVELMWKLRYTDARRHVREETPFFTGPRVGIEQLVANLP
- a CDS encoding DUF1003 domain-containing protein — its product is MNDELARLIPRRLKNGNTTHHPVVIQQAIKRNQSLQLRVADRITAFAGSMSFVYIHAALFAVWMLVLERSPWPTLTLVVSLEAIFLSTFVMIGQNRQAEFQQNKADHDFTTQELELKTNTDLTRQIHVLTTELHKRIMTGAVDGKAPDTV
- a CDS encoding VIT1/CCC1 transporter family protein, with the protein product MVADPTDAQLRRWRQHLANERAEAAVYRDLAQRREGAERDILLELATAEGRHEKHWLTLLGDQVGKPRRPDVRTRLLGFLARHLGSVFTLALAQRAEARSEYDNDADATATMAADERIHMEVVRALASRGRDQLSGSFRAAVFGANDGLVSNLALVLGVGATGVSSATILATGLAGLIAGALSMGAGEYVSVNSQLELLEASLPSATAGTAVQALDVDANELELVYRARGMSPQEAAARAAGVFANLRAGALADSPLGEVSTEKHEAVGTGLRAAVSSFLFFASGALIPVLPYLFGLTGITAVVVSAVLVGLALLSTGMVVGLLSGGPPLRRALRQLMIGYGAAAVTYVLGLLFGTAVG